The Aphis gossypii isolate Hap1 chromosome 3, ASM2018417v2, whole genome shotgun sequence genome includes a region encoding these proteins:
- the LOC114126538 gene encoding uncharacterized protein LOC114126538 has product MYDAPTKMEGLVDEFLNMCANEKNKCDRQAPGIINSNNSTNDITMYREDEPYLDMFQMDAPALLAPFSTPQNVFTIDDEFQKINKPEIELIIPLEDAAFKQPISMRKNSTLKLDVGLQQIQSTSYGDILNTPEVVKTLTEQESAFNLLAYVFDDKKTDNLAEVPTPKDVTTVSPTSQWSRKRRSSNSSASIQTDDDDYPKHRKPNEDYHSSDDKYRQLRDRNNEASRKSRATRKARENELNGSASQLEATNRRLAIKAEELEKMVNDMRQALLKIMTKKK; this is encoded by the exons ATGTACGATGCACCCACCAAAATGGAGGGCTTAGTggatgaatttttaaacatgtgtGCAAAcg aaaaaaataaatgcgaTAGACAAGCACCCGggattataaattcaaataacagCACTAATGACATAACTATGTACAGAGAAGACGAGCCGTATTTAGACATGTTTCAAATGGATGCGCCTGCTTTGTTGGCGCCATTCTCAACACCTCAAAATGTTTTCACAATCGATGacgaatttcaaaaaataaacaaaccaGAAATAGAACTAATTATACCTTTAGAAGATGCAGCTTTTAAACAACCCATATCGATGAGAAAAAATTCTACCCTCAAGTTAGATGTTGGGCTACAACAAATTCAGTCAACTAGTTATGGTGACATTTTAAACACACCAGAAGTTGTAAAAACGCTGACTGAACAAGAATCTGCTTTTAATCTTTTAGCTTATGTTTTTGAT gataaAAAAACTGACAATTTGGCTGAAGTACCTACACCCAAAGATGTAACAACTGTATCACCAACCTCTCAGTGGTCTCGTAAACGTCGTAGTAGTAATTCATCAGCTTCAATACAAACAGACGATGATGACTATCCTAAGCACAGAAAGCCTAATGAAGATTATCATTCGTCCGATGACAAATATAGACAACTGAGGGACCGCAATAATGAAGCATCCCGTAAGTCTAGGGCTACAAGAAAAGCCAGAGAAAATGAGCTAAATGGCAGTGCTAGTCAATTGGAAGCCACCAACAGAAGATTGGCTATCAAAGCTGAAGAACTGGAGAAAATGGTCAACGATATGAGACaagcattattaaaaattatgacaaagaaaaaataa